A section of the Phaseolus vulgaris cultivar G19833 chromosome 8, P. vulgaris v2.0, whole genome shotgun sequence genome encodes:
- the LOC137824812 gene encoding uncharacterized protein produces MTDLPIRKVLQKLDVARRMVRWAIKLSEFDVQYEPRGPIKGQVYANFVIEHSTVAKHQEGAGFIWVLSVDGSSNQQGSGAGVILEGPDGLLIEQDLWFAFKAEYEAMIAGMLLAKEMGAKGLLAKSDSLLVTGQVTGEYQAKDPHMAAYLEYVQVLKETFEVFELVHVPREQNARADLLAKLASSGKGGRQRTVIQETLRTPRTTTDNMVIV; encoded by the coding sequence ATGACAGACCTTCCAATTCGCAAGGTCTTACAGAAGCTAGATGTGGCACGCAGGATGGTGCGATGGGCGATAAAGCTATCAGAGTTCGATGtgcagtatgagcctagaggcccCATCAAAGGCCAGGTTTATGCTAACTTTGTCATAGAGCACTCCACGGTAGCAAAACACCAGGAAGGAGCAGGTTTCATATGGGTACTCTCTGTAGATGGttcctccaaccaacaaggTAGTGGGGCTGGTGTAATCTTGGAAGGACCAGATGGGTTGCTAATTGAGCAGGACCTGtggttcgccttcaaggcagAGTATGAGGCCATGATCGCTGGGATGCTGCTAGCAAAGGAGATGGGTGCGAAAGGTCTGttggcgaagagtgactccTTATTGGTCACAGGTCAGGTCACGGGGGAGTACCAAGCTAAAGACCCTCATATGGCCGCATACCTAGAGTACGTACAGGTTCTGAAGGAAACGTTTGAGGTGTTCGAGTTAGTCCACGTAcccagagaacagaatgcccgagcagacttgcttgcaaagctcgccagttcgggcaaggggggcagacagaggacagtaattcaggagaccctgaggaCACCTCGAACTACCACAGACAATATGGTCATAGTCTAG